The Roseimicrobium gellanilyticum DNA segment GCGATTTGTCAGGCTTCGCCTTGTCTTCGGGTTTTGCGGGTGCCGGTGATACCGGTGCATCCTTCTTGCTCTCTTCAGCCTTCGTATCCCCAGCCTTGGGCTTGTCTTTGCTGGTGTCCAATGAAGCCAGGGTGGTTGGATCCTCCTTCTTCTTCTCCGGGGCGTTTGGCGTCTTCGGTGCGGGCTTTGTCTTTTCCTCCGTCTTCAGTTTCAGCTTCTGCACTTCCGCGAGGCGTTTCTGCACGCCTGCCTTGTCCCCTTTGAAGAAGGCTGCAATGCCCAGTGCGCGAAGACGAGTGGCCTCGAAGCTGGGATTCTGCGCGACATCCAGATACGCCGTGCCATCCAAGGCCGTCAGTTCATCCCATTTTTCAAACTCGAGCAGTGTGTCCAGCAGGCGGTTGCGCCCATAGAAACTGCTGCTGCGATTCTTCTCGAAGGTGTTCCACTCGGGATGGCGGGGGAGTTCCACCATGTTCTTCGCGAGGCCCACGGCCTTGTCTGCCTGGCCGAGCTGGTTGTAGGTGCGGATGAGCCACTCAGCGTTGTGCGCGTAGTTGTGGATTTGATCGGGAAGCACGCGCGTACGGATCATGTACGCGTGATCCACGCGATTCGCGGCTTCCTGCTGCCAGGCGGCATCTTCATTGCGGCTCGTCTTGCTGAAGGTGTGGCCGGGCATGTGCCACATGTGGGCGATGCCGGGTGAGGTCTGGCCGCACAGCGCGGCGGAAGCGAGCGCTCGTGAGGGCTTCGTGTCATCCCATAGATGGATGATGTAGTGATGCGCCGGGTGCATGGGCGCTTTCGCAAACACCTGCTGCACGATGGCGTCCACGGACTCGCGGCTCACCATGGTGACACCTGCGTCCTTTGCCTTCCAGATGGCCCAGGCGAGAAAGGCCTTCGCCTCAATGTCTTCAGGGTTGTCGTGGATGATGTCCTCCAGATCCTTGATGAAGGTCGTATAGCGCACCTTCTTGTCCTTCTTCAGGTCCGCATAGAAGGTCTGTAGCGCGGTGATCCAGGCCTGCTCGCGCTTCGAGGCCTTGTCCTTGCGCTTCGCGGCCTCCGCAATGAAACCCGCCGCGCGCTTTTCATTGTTCACGTTCGCCATCGCACAACCCCAGTAGGCAATGGCACAATCCGGATCGAGTGTGAGGGCCTGACGGAAGGAGCGCTCGGCCTCGTAGTACCAGAAGCCGTGAATCTGGCCCACACCCTGATCAATGAATTGCTGAGCCGTGGTGCTTTTCGTCGTGGCTGGGAAACTCACCTTGCCGCAGCCCTCGATCAAAACGGCAGCCTGGCGCGGACCTTCATTGAAGGTCTCGCCATGGGCCGAATGGCCGGGCAGGGGATCCGCGGCGTGAAGAAGCGAGAGGGATGCCATCCCCGAAACGAGGAGGGCAGGGACATGGAAGCGCATAGGAAGGGAAACGTGCGAGCCGCGGGGATGTTGCGGCCCGCATCAGTCTACCGCTTCACCAGCGACTCGTACAGCTCATGCGTCTTCTCTGCGATGGCGCGCCAGGAGAAGTGCTGCTCGGCGCGCTCGCGGCCAGCCTTGGCCATGCGGGTGCGCAGGGGCTCGTCGGCCATCAGGCGGTTGATGCTTTCTGCAAGATCGTGGCTGTACTGCTCTGGGTGTGAAGCCTCGTAGGGGCTCTCAGATTGCTGAAGGAGCGGGACCAGCAGGCCGGTTTCACCGGGCAGGACCACCTCTTTGATGCCGCCCACGGCACTGGCGACCACGGCGGTTTCGCAGGCCATGGCTTCCAGATTGATGATGCCAAACGGCTCATAGATAGACGGGCAGCAGAAGACGTCCGCGTGCGAGTACAACGCGATCTTCTCCTCCACGGGGATCATGGCCTGGATCCACACGATGCCATCCCGAGTCTTCTGGGCTTCAGCCACAGCCTGCTGCATCTCCACCGCGATCTCCGGTGTGTCCGGCGCGCCAGCGCAGAGCACCACCTGATAGTTTGGATCCATGTACTTGATGGCTCGCACCAGGTGCACAATGCCCTTCTGCCGGGCGATGCGGCCTACGAAGAGCACGAAGGGCTTGTTCGGATCCACACCGTGCTTCACCAGGACCTCTGGCGCATGGACCTTGTGATACTCCTCGGGATCGATGCCGTTGTGGATCACGTGGATCTTCTTCGGATCCGCGTGGAAGAAGCGCAGCACATCCACCTTGGTTTCCTGGGAAACCGCGACGATGGCGTCGGCCATTTCAATCGCTGTCTTCTCCACCCAGCAGCTGAAGTCATAGCCGCCGCCGAGCTGTTCACGTTTCCACGGGCGCAGGGGTTCCAGCGAGTGCACCGTGAGCACCATGG contains these protein-coding regions:
- the glgA gene encoding glycogen synthase — protein: MKALFLTNEYPPNIYGGAGIHVQYLTKELSRLCDVDVRCFGNQNEMLNDHLKVTGYGLNTDLWTCPKPLASVFAAVQRGLSFNTTNVDADVVHLHTWYSHLGGILAKLNYGIPMVLTVHSLEPLRPWKREQLGGGYDFSCWVEKTAIEMADAIVAVSQETKVDVLRFFHADPKKIHVIHNGIDPEEYHKVHAPEVLVKHGVDPNKPFVLFVGRIARQKGIVHLVRAIKYMDPNYQVVLCAGAPDTPEIAVEMQQAVAEAQKTRDGIVWIQAMIPVEEKIALYSHADVFCCPSIYEPFGIINLEAMACETAVVASAVGGIKEVVLPGETGLLVPLLQQSESPYEASHPEQYSHDLAESINRLMADEPLRTRMAKAGRERAEQHFSWRAIAEKTHELYESLVKR
- a CDS encoding peroxiredoxin family protein; the encoded protein is MASLSLLHAADPLPGHSAHGETFNEGPRQAAVLIEGCGKVSFPATTKSTTAQQFIDQGVGQIHGFWYYEAERSFRQALTLDPDCAIAYWGCAMANVNNEKRAAGFIAEAAKRKDKASKREQAWITALQTFYADLKKDKKVRYTTFIKDLEDIIHDNPEDIEAKAFLAWAIWKAKDAGVTMVSRESVDAIVQQVFAKAPMHPAHHYIIHLWDDTKPSRALASAALCGQTSPGIAHMWHMPGHTFSKTSRNEDAAWQQEAANRVDHAYMIRTRVLPDQIHNYAHNAEWLIRTYNQLGQADKAVGLAKNMVELPRHPEWNTFEKNRSSSFYGRNRLLDTLLEFEKWDELTALDGTAYLDVAQNPSFEATRLRALGIAAFFKGDKAGVQKRLAEVQKLKLKTEEKTKPAPKTPNAPEKKKEDPTTLASLDTSKDKPKAGDTKAEESKKDAPVSPAPAKPEDKAKPDKSPAPETAKKDEASPKDKTKDTAAKSEDDKRKDDKNKPNATVTNAIAELQALVAMLDNKPAEEVTKLLDQAKDTPKERLVRYQLKIGNKDKAVTLANQLPNDAPGLAIRIDALMQCGKTDDAKKQFATARKTASLLDASLPMSKRLDELAVEFGADKNWRQPTAPRKDSGVHPSLDSLGPLHWHPMTSPDFLLSDAAGKQVSLKDYAGKPVVVIFYLGSTCEHCMQQLKAFTTAAKDYAAEGIEIVAIGSEPPAELSSTAATCDVKSGAPFTLLSDADLKSFKAWRCYDDFEKAPLHGTFLIDAKGQTRWLDVSYTPFQDAKFLLGEAKRLLKFE